In the genome of Mercurialis annua linkage group LG8, ddMerAnnu1.2, whole genome shotgun sequence, the window TgctaaattaaattacattGTTCGCAGATGTAACATTGGTTTAATGGAAGGATAACTAATCTCTTGatcctcttttctttctttttcaggATTTAAAGCGAAGGAGTTCAGTTTTAGATAATGATATAGGCTCTGTTGGTCCTATTCGCAGAATTCGTCAAAAATCGAATCTCTTAACTTCTTCTGGAGCTTTTTCTGGTCGTGGAACTGGCCTTGGTTCCGATGCTGTTGTGCATCCTTCACCACAGAATCGGATTTTAGTTAATAAACCATCAATAGGAAATGGGGATAGTAGTATTCTTGGTTCAGGTATCACCTCCATCCCATCCAAGTCCAGCGAGATGGCTTCAAAAATATTGCAGCAACTGGATGTGTTAGTTTCTTCAAGGGATAAGTCGCCAATGAAGTTGTCACCATCCATGCTACGTGGTCCAGCTCTTAGAAGTCTAGATACCATAGATTCTTCTAAGATCCTTGATACTGTTCAAGATAATAATATTAGGTTGGATGTTAAACATGATGAATCATTACATAATGCAAAAGGTGATGTGTCTCAAAAGCAAGATAAAGATAAGGAAAATGGTCCAGTTAGGCTTACTGCTTTACATGAAAAGTCTCCTGCCATAAATGGGGTAATACCCACAAGTTCAGTGAAGAATAATGCATCTGAAGTCAAAGCAATATCTTCCGAGATGAACTCTGTTGTGCAGGCTCCAGAGAAGAAGTATGCTTTCCTGATGAGTGCACATGAGGTATATTTGGCTGTCAAAACTGCATTCTGCAACTGTTTCTAATGTGTCAAtacacttttgtttttctttatatGCAACTTGTAGTATTCAAGGCGAGGATGGTTCAATTATGGAAGTTACTACTGTACTTGTGCACTACTCATGATTACTGTTTCTGTTTCCAGCCAAGGAAATCGGGGTGAGCATTTGGTCGGTTCAGTACAACCCCTTAGCCGAGTTAGCTGTCCGACCGAATAGCAAAAACCGAACTGACCTAATAagaaattttaactaaaaaccGAACGAATAAAagaggaatttttttttcaaaaccaaacTGACTGAATAGGACGGGtaatttggtcggttcggttaatttaaaatttaaaataaattctaatattcgggtaatttggataatttaaatttcaaaccaAACTGATAATAAAAAACCGATCAGTCTGAACTGACAGAAATTTATCGGCTCAGTCGGTTCAGTTGGCCGACCAGTCTTTTCTGCTCACCCATACAtgtaaattatcatttttttagacCAAGCAATTTTATCTTACCCCTGCGACCTTACTAATTGTTACCTACTACGTTATCACTAATGAAGGCGTTCTGTGAGTTTTTCTTGTGCTAATTCAAGGATTGAAAAGTATTAACTTGGTACCTTTTGGAAACAATGACATCCTTTTTCTTCAAAATCTGGGTCTATTTGGATTCTGTCAATAGATAAAAGTTATCTGGTTTTACTTTTGTAGGATTATTTGGAGCTTGATGATGATAATCAATATGATAGGACCACATCTGCAGAACTGTCCAAGGAGAAAGAGAAGCTAGATATCAATGTGGCTGAAAATAGGACCAGTTTAGCTTTAGCCAGTACATTGGAGAAGCCTGCAGAAGCCAAATCTCGTGCTAGCCAAACACCTCCAGGAGACTCTGTTGGGTTAGTAGTTGCTGAAAAAAGAGTTTTCGTTGCAGACCAGGTTGCTCCTCTACCTGGTGCTACCAACCAGCAGTCTGTGGATGACAAGCTGCCAACTCTAAGATCTGATAAGGTCTCATCACCAAAAGAATCCAATGCTCCTCCCCTGTTTAGCTTTGGTGATAAAGTTGTTTCCTCCAAGGAATCAAATGGTTTTCCTCCATTGAAATTTGGTTTTAAAAGTGAAGGTGCTATACCACAGTTTTCATTTTCAACATCAGCAGCTGCTGCTTCCATCTCGCCAGTTGTGACGAACTCCGCGAGCCTGAAGCCTGCCATTTTTTTGGATCCTAAATCAGAAAGTTCCAGCAGGTTAGTGCCTGTTCTTTTGGCCTCTTTGCAAAGTggtttgaatatatatatatatttgtgttgCTATGGTCTATTGGCTGATGTTATAATCAGATTATCATTTTTAGTTACTGTCTTAAGAAATTGTCATGGAGTAAATATtgagactttttttttttgaatttaagtaGATTGATTAGGAACTAGCTGAAGAATCAGCCATTACAATTGACATGATTTGTGGAGGGCCTCCTCCTACCCATAAAGAAATGTGATCCCTAGACTCAAAAGCCATCCTTGCTACCGCATGGGCTGCTCTATTGCCATTTCTTTTCACAAAAAGCAGCCCCTTACATACATTTTTATCTCGTAAAAGAAGGAAATCTAGACCTATCAAACCCATATCATTCCATGGCAACATCTTGTTGTTGAAGCACTCTACTACCACTTTTGAATCTGAGGAGATTACACAAGGAGTTAGGTTAGCCTCTATTGCCGAGCTTATCCCATCTTTGACCGCATATGCTTCCCCCAAGCTGACCTCAATGTCTCCTTCATACTTTCTAAACCCTGCAGCGTGGACGTTTCCTTGGCTATCTCTGATTATTGCACCAGTACTATGACTGGCTCTGCTTATGAAAGCCTGCATCCACATTAACTGAGTACACTCTAGCCCTCGGAGGAACCCACCTATTATCCCCTTCCGTTCTTGGAGCTTCATTCTCTCTTCTTTGGCAACACTCCTCTACTACCACTTTTTAGTTTGGTATTGAGGCTTAAATCCTAGTtcagttttgaaatttaaatcctAGTTCTAGATGGTAAGAGATATGGCACAAAATGGAAGAGAATTATTTGTGGGATCTGGAGACTCCTTTTTGCATTATTGCTTTTTCTAAAGGTTCCTTGAGAGATATAGCCATATAGGTTCGAATGTCGACTGGTTGTCCTTGGCTGTAATGTTTTTCAACCACATACAACAAATTCCTTAATGTGAAGTGTCGTATATGCATGTAAATGCTGACCATCCTGGAGAATAAGTTACAATTGGTATGAACATGGAAATTGGTAAATATGTGGTAATTTTTGACAAAGCTATTAATACTCATTGCACTTCAATTTCTTATAGATGAGACCTCTTTAATTCGGGAAACATCTAATATGAAAAAGAATCATTTGCATGAGATATTCTAGATCATGAATTTGTCACTTCCTTTGTTCTTATTGTTTTATCCTTAAAAGTAATGATATTCTGTTATTATCTTGAACTGTTTTTTGCCACTTCTAATTTTAGTCCTTTAGATAatgatattttctttttctgtgAGAAGCATAACTTAAACGTACATTTTATGGTGTTTATTGAAACTTGaatctatttaaattttaaactgtaTGTGTATTTTTGGCATAACCCATTTCAGGGTCTCTGCAGATATTTTTGTTGACATAGGATCCCTTCTCTTTTATTTGTGGAGATTTAGTTCCCACACTTTCATTACAAAAATACCTGATTTTAATTAACATAGAAGTGCAGTAGTTCCATTCCatgtcaaaaaaatatttaaggcGCAGGGGACCCTGGAACGAGTCATGCCTATATCTTCTTCCATCTTGTCTTATCCCGTATTTAACTTTCTTTGTTCTGTTTGGTACACGtgatcagtgttttaaaaactgaaccAGGTCAACTGACTGAGTAGAACACTGATGCTTAACTTTAGGccctaattattttttttattgttccaTGACAACCATTATCAATAATTTGAGAAATTACATCCTGGGAATTAATTACGAGCGAACTGTCTGAATTTGACATAATAGAATATAGTTTGGCCATGTGATGGTAATATAGTCGGTGGCTCTCACATTAAATTTTGTCCGAGTCATGGAATTTAGTGACATCTGTTTGACTTATGTTTATTGGTAGCTGAATATCATCCAGGAATATTGTAAAATGTTAGAATAgttacttttttttcttcatgataGAGTCTTCTGATGGGATAATAAATTTCCCTTAATTGTAAGGCATGAAGATGAAGATTACTCATGTACTATATGTTGTGTCAGCTGTTTCcaaattttcatatttaacaTGGAATATTGCACTCACTACTACATTCAACTAAACCCTGGTCCAAGTCATTGAGCATGGTGTGATCATATTTCTCAACTCAACTTAGCTGGGGCCCTTTAGTAATTACTACTATCCTGGCTAATCCTAAATTCAATGGCtgtcttttatttttgtagcATTGTGTTCAAGATTCAGAAACAGTCCTGGCCTGTGATGAATAACTATAGCAAGCAtactagttatttttttatcccAACTTTGTCAGTACTGCTCTGCAGCGAGACagtattgaattattttaagtaTCTTTGCTGCATTTTCATCAAGAGATTTCTGGTTATGCTTCATTATCATAGCACTGGGAGGCTGATCTTGTTAAATTAGTGTTCTTCTATTTGTATGGTTTATTCTACTTGTTACCTTCCTGAATTAGTGTTTTCTTCCATTTGCATTTCTTCATCCTTTCCCAGCTTATGTTATGGTCCTGCGAATAGGATCTCGTCACGGGTCTGTTCGCTGGGAAATCGTATCGGTTTCCTTTGTTTCTCCCTTTCTTCGAGTAACCTATTATTGAGATCTGGATATGAAAAGAGTGCTCTTTTCAATTCTTTAACtgaaattattgataattttatttaatactagtttcgcattacgtgctatgcacgtggctcgtaacgtaactcgtcaatgaatatattagtaaatttattataattatatcaatttttatttataattaatattaaataataagttaaaaaaatttgtaaaaataaatataatatattcggtttttaaatttttttttcatactgaatttattcttattttggttttacaataaccataattaaataattaacttaattttattaataacatttttaaaaataataagataaaaatttaaataatgatatattgatcaaatacagtattttaattttatagttcaatcaaactaaaagataggtattcctactaatttggagacaatttagttattttttacatattaaaaactaaattggagataatttagctaacTATTCTagttaggactttaattacaatagtgattaattaaataactaattagttaatgactataaaacctttatttagtagtaaactgaaaagggttattcagtaaatttgcctgtccccccctccgtgcttttatagatagtatagatatagatatagattgaTCCCTCTATTTACAGGAAAAGGATCGCTTTTTAACATATCTCAGAATCCTACTCTAATAAGGGTTACTGACTAGGATTTTAAATAAACAGGAAACATAATGCAAATAGGATTCTAATAACTCTAATTCCTAAACTGATTAGGATTATGCTTATTGCCTAATTAAGAAAATACTTCTATTCTTCTACATGTCCGACTCATCTTGTATTTTCTGTTGTACTGTCTTCCTACGAATGCATCCTTAACATCTTACTTGTGCATCGATCGGCTCATCTTGTTCCATTTATATTTGTTACATTACTCATGGATCGATCGACTCATCTTGTTACAATTTTCATTGTTTGGGCACTCAGTCTTACTAAATTTCTTGTGGTATCTAATTGCAGCTTTGCATTTGATGCAACAAAGTCTCATCAGATGAAAGAAGCTGAATCAGATAAAGCTATAGATAAGAACAATTTGAAAGCTGGTGTCTTGTTCAGCTCGACTGAAACTGCATCATCATCACCAGCTGCAAGTGCATTCTCATTTGGCTTGCTGAGCAATGCTGCTTCTAGTGTAAATGGTTCCCTTTCATCTACCACCCCTTCATTTTCCTCTTCTGCTCATGGTTTTAGTATTGCTGGTGAAAACACATCAAACAGCTGTGCAAATGGCGGTGTTATCAATGCTACAACTAGCTCAAGTTCAGACTTCACCAACCTCCCTCTAACAGCTTCAGCACCTTCCTTTCCTGCTTTTAAATTTAGTTCCTCTGTGGCTGAAACAACTTCGACCTCATCTAAAACAGCAGCTAGTGGTGTAGAATCCAAAAGGAATGAAACAATTAGTATTCCTTTTGGCACTGGGGGGGCTACTTGTTTTAGCGGTTCATCTTCTGGAACGGAAAGCACAAGAAGTAGCATTTTTAGTGGTACATCATCTACTGTTGCAAGTGTTGTCACAAACACTGGAAGCAGCACATTTAACTTCAATGCTTCTTCAGCTGCTTTGACTAGTCAATCTCAGGGGTTTAATCCTTTTGGTCCTCAGGCATCTGCAACTGGTAGTACTGTTGTTTCAACTTCAACCGAGAGTGTGCCCATTCAGTTTGGCTCGACTGCACCATCTCCTTTTGGTTTTACTGCAAACACAGCATTTTCGTCTTCAGGAAGTTCCGCTAGTAATCTGTTCAGTTCTGTTGCTACTTTTGGGTTAACATCATCATTGTCATCATCATCTACTTTGGAGTCCAAGCCTGTTAGCTCGACCATTAGTAGTACACCAGTGTTTGGTTCTGGCTGGGCAACAACTAAATCTCCTGCATTTGGttcatcctcctcctcctcctcctctacTGGGTTTGTGTTTGGAGCATCCTCAGCAGCTTCAAGTGCTGCTGTTACTACTAGCACCGCGTTTGGATCATCATCTCCTAGTGTTTTTAACTTCAGCTCATCTGCTTCAAGTAAGCCTGCATTTGCTAGCAGCCCAAGTCCTGCTGCCCTCACCTTTGGTAGTAATGACCAAATGAGCATGGAGGACAGCATGGCAGAAGACACGGTGCAGGCAACATCTGCTGTCGCTGTATTTGGTCAACAATCGATTCCACCATCATCTGGCTTTATATTTGGTTCTACGACTCCAACTGCGGGGAATCAATTTGTATCTACACCTGCAGTTCCACAAGCAACGAATCCCTTTCAGTTTGCTGGGCAGGCAGCACCGCATAATAACCAGAC includes:
- the LOC126660007 gene encoding nuclear pore complex protein NUP1 isoform X2 gives rise to the protein MAAAPQLSAGDGYGKFRKRAFRRAQTTPYERPRTNPKSNGWLSKIVDPAQRLITYSAHKLFASVLQKRLPPPVPNDADQDSPSAGDGLADLELTLKQKKFTRSEIDRLTAILHSKNNDLPIANEDKKYAVFPTKGVSLYDGKGELPNTPMKDNGLDSQHIPTPIVLDEDVASPAELAKAYMGGRPSKVSPSVLALRGQPVGENAVAKINGPFASKPPIMSDVSRSSSLVVPVDNCFATPRSRGRSAIYSMARTPYSRLHSTFTLQRGGTEMDAFSVPSSSSQSIWESSRYSGSKQGDLKRRSSVLDNDIGSVGPIRRIRQKSNLLTSSGAFSGRGTGLGSDAVVHPSPQNRILVNKPSIGNGDSSILGSGITSIPSKSSEMASKILQQLDVLVSSRDKSPMKLSPSMLRGPALRSLDTIDSSKILDTVQDNNIRLDVKHDESLHNAKGDVSQKQDKDKENGPVRLTALHEKSPAINGVIPTSSVKNNASEVKAISSEMNSVVQAPEKKYAFLMSAHEDYLELDDDNQYDRTTSAELSKEKEKLDINVAENRTSLALASTLEKPAEAKSRASQTPPGDSVGLVVAEKRVFVADQVAPLPGATNQQSVDDKLPTLRSDKVSSPKESNAPPLFSFGDKVVSSKESNGFPPLKFGFKSEGAIPQFSFSTSAAAASISPVVTNSASLKPAIFLDPKSESSSSFAFDATKSHQMKEAESDKAIDKNNLKAGVLFSSTETASSSPAASAFSFGLLSNAASSVNGSLSSTTPSFSSSAHGFSIAGENTSNSCANGGVINATTSSSSDFTNLPLTASAPSFPAFKFSSSVAETTSTSSKTAASGVESKRNETISIPFGTGGATCFSGSSSGTESTRSSIFSGTSSTVASVVTNTGSSTFNFNASSAALTSQSQGFNPFGPQASATGSTVVSTSTESVPIQFGSTAPSPFGFTANTAFSSSGSSASNLFSSVATFGLTSSLSSSSTLESKPVSSTISSTPVFGSGWATTKSPAFGSSSSSSSSTGFVFGASSAASSAAVTTSTAFGSSSPSVFNFSSSASSKPAFASSPSPAALTFGSNDQMSMEDSMAEDTVQATSAVAVFGQQSIPPSSGFIFGSTTPTAGNQFVSTPAVPQATNPFQFAGQAAPHNNQTPFQASGSLEFNAGGSFSLGSGGDKSSRRIVRVSRKTQRKK
- the LOC126660007 gene encoding nuclear pore complex protein NUP1 isoform X1, with protein sequence MAAAPQLSAGDGYGKFRKRAFRRAQTTPYERPRTNPKSNGWLSKIVDPAQRLITYSAHKLFASVLQKRLPPPVPNDADQDSPSAGDGLADLELTLKQKKFTRSEIDRLTAILHSKNNDLPIANEDKKYAVFPTKGVSLYDGKGELPNTPMKDNGLDSQHIPTPIVSSSVLDEDVASPAELAKAYMGGRPSKVSPSVLALRGQPVGENAVAKINGPFASKPPIMSDVSRSSSLVVPVDNCFATPRSRGRSAIYSMARTPYSRLHSTFTLQRGGTEMDAFSVPSSSSQSIWESSRYSGSKQGDLKRRSSVLDNDIGSVGPIRRIRQKSNLLTSSGAFSGRGTGLGSDAVVHPSPQNRILVNKPSIGNGDSSILGSGITSIPSKSSEMASKILQQLDVLVSSRDKSPMKLSPSMLRGPALRSLDTIDSSKILDTVQDNNIRLDVKHDESLHNAKGDVSQKQDKDKENGPVRLTALHEKSPAINGVIPTSSVKNNASEVKAISSEMNSVVQAPEKKYAFLMSAHEDYLELDDDNQYDRTTSAELSKEKEKLDINVAENRTSLALASTLEKPAEAKSRASQTPPGDSVGLVVAEKRVFVADQVAPLPGATNQQSVDDKLPTLRSDKVSSPKESNAPPLFSFGDKVVSSKESNGFPPLKFGFKSEGAIPQFSFSTSAAAASISPVVTNSASLKPAIFLDPKSESSSSFAFDATKSHQMKEAESDKAIDKNNLKAGVLFSSTETASSSPAASAFSFGLLSNAASSVNGSLSSTTPSFSSSAHGFSIAGENTSNSCANGGVINATTSSSSDFTNLPLTASAPSFPAFKFSSSVAETTSTSSKTAASGVESKRNETISIPFGTGGATCFSGSSSGTESTRSSIFSGTSSTVASVVTNTGSSTFNFNASSAALTSQSQGFNPFGPQASATGSTVVSTSTESVPIQFGSTAPSPFGFTANTAFSSSGSSASNLFSSVATFGLTSSLSSSSTLESKPVSSTISSTPVFGSGWATTKSPAFGSSSSSSSSTGFVFGASSAASSAAVTTSTAFGSSSPSVFNFSSSASSKPAFASSPSPAALTFGSNDQMSMEDSMAEDTVQATSAVAVFGQQSIPPSSGFIFGSTTPTAGNQFVSTPAVPQATNPFQFAGQAAPHNNQTPFQASGSLEFNAGGSFSLGSGGDKSSRRIVRVSRKTQRKK